The Engraulis encrasicolus isolate BLACKSEA-1 chromosome 4, IST_EnEncr_1.0, whole genome shotgun sequence genome includes a window with the following:
- the LOC134447826 gene encoding RCC1 domain-containing protein 1-like, with the protein MVSFLELPSDTLQTFPDGVRKMSWYGFGFNGFGQIVAHGSADTGEPCVNQVKVVVPTAVELPDKCGDSSVTKDCSIQLSASWSRTALFPVQANGEVHLTGFLDGVPSSRRSITTSNGCLESYISERYLTLRFSDKVECWSCDGADMELVWKTEQDSSEKETGDSPQLPLVPGGYIAHIPPLFRPLSAQLQAQSLALGSGHAVLLCASGAIYTWGNGSHGQLGHGGLVLEEEPRVVEALWGVPLRSVAAGGWHSACIGEGGDLYMWGWNESGQLGLPSRRCRKKAEENKEVGPAGDEQSGDTSEDVCISIQSLPALVDIQRVSEVKTISCGARHTAAVSSDGNLYTWGWGDYGQLGHGPLCSSDEPCLVDFFPTNGLHVEDVRCGQWNTFASVRIANPTV; encoded by the exons ATGGTTAGCTTTCTTGAATTGCCTTCAGATACACTACAAACCTTCCCTGACGGGGTGCGCAAAATGAGTTGGTACGGTTTTGGGTTTAATGGCTTTGGGCAAATTGTTGCACATGGAAGCGCAGATACAGGTGAACCTTGTGTAAACCAAGTGAAAGTGGTTGTTCCAACGGCAGTGGAATTGCCAGATAAATGTGGTGACAGCTCAGTGACAAAGGACTGCAGCATCCAGCTCTCTGCAAGCTGGAGTCGGACGGCTCTATTTCCCGTACAAG CCAACGGAGAGGTGCATCTGACAGGATTCCTAGATGGGGTACCCAGCAGCCGAAGAAGCATCACTACGAGCAATGGATGCTTGGAATCCTACATCAGTGAGAGGTACCTCACCCTCCGCTTCTCAGACAAGGTGGAGTGCTGGAGCTGTGATGGCGCAGATATGGAGCTCGTTTGGAAAACAGAGCAGGATTcatcagagaaagagacag GTGACTCTCCCCAGCTGCCTCTGGTTCCGGGGGGCTACATTGCCCACATACCCCCTCTATTCCGCCCCCTGTCTGCCCAGCTGCAGGCCCAGAGCTTGGCCCTGGGCTCAGGCCACGCGGTGCTCCTTTGTGCCTCTGGAGCAATATACACCTGGGGAAATGGGAG CCACGGTCAGCTAGGTCATGGCGGTCTGGTGCTGGAAGAGGAGCCGCGGGTGGTGGAGGCACTGTGGGGTGTCCCGTTGCGCTCAGTGGCAGCTGGAGGATGGCATTCAGCCTGCATCGGTG AGGGTGGCGATCTGTATATGTGGGGCTGGAATGAGAGTGGCCAACTGGGCCTTCCCTCGCGCCGTTGCAGGAAGAAGGCTGAAGAAAACAAAG AAGTGGGACCAGCAGGAGATGAGCAATCAGGAGACACATCTGAGGATGTGTGCATCTCCATCCAGTCCCTCCCTGCACTAGTGGACATACAGCGCGTGTCTGAGGTGAAAACCATCAGCTGTGGAGCTCGCCACACGGCTGCAGTCAGCA GTGATGGGAATCTGTATACCTGGGGATGGG GTGACTATGGACAGCTGGGACATGGGCCTCTGTGCAGCTCAGATGAGCCGTGTCTGGTGGATTTCTTCCCCACAAATGGACTGCATGTGGAAGATGTGCGATGCGGTCAATGGAACACATTTGCCTCAGTCAGAATAGCAAACCCCACAGTTTAA
- the LOC134447827 gene encoding calcium and integrin-binding protein 1-like: MGGAASQLPKDLLSEYQELTFLTKQEILLAHKRFTELVTREDRSSAVTRVPMDKILTLPELKSNPFRERICQVFSTCELKDGSLTFEDFLDLLSAFSDSATLEIKSHYAFRIFDFDDDGTLDESDLRKLVNCLTGDTEDTRLTHEEMKQLISNILEESDIDKDGTVNLSEFQHVISRSPDFVSSFKIVL; encoded by the exons ATGGGAGGAGCAGCGAGTCAGTTACCAAAGGATCTTCTCTCAGAATACCAG GAACTTACGTTTTTAACCAAACAAGAAATTTTGCT AGCTCACAAAAGATTCACTGAACTCGTAACAAGAGAGGACAGAAGCTCAGCTGTCACCAGAGTACCCATGGACAAAATCCTCACTCTACCAGAGCTTAAA TCTAATCCATTCAGAGAGAGGATCTGTCAGGTGTTCTCCACGTGTGAGCTTAAGGATGGCAGTCTGACATTTGAAGACTTTCTGGACCTGCTGAGTGCCTTCAGTGACTCTGCCACCTTGGAAATAAAATCCCACTACGCCTTCCGCATATTTG ACTTTGATGACGATGGGACACTGGATGAAAGTGACCTAAGGAAGCTGGTGAACTGCTTGACAGGTGACACGGAGGACACAAGGCTCACTCATGAGGAGATGAAACAGCTCATCTCAAAT ATTCTGGAGGAGTCAGACATCGACAAAGACGGAACAGTGAATCTCTCTGAATTCCAGCATGTCATCTCCAGATCTCCAGACTTTGTCAG TTCTTTCAAGATTGTGCTGTAA
- the LOC134447828 gene encoding glucoside xylosyltransferase 1-like isoform X1 — MRRRFRLLLFCTLLAFFSVLYVFSQLASSLETDGGFSEQRASRASSRSDYSGHKVKKVSGNEGPADQGWDERCKSSVSVSYWNPNWRDSPGVCGMNCLMESTCSSKHSAARQRQQGSAPGEEAGTAGVSEPMHLAVVACGSRLEETLIMLKSALLFSRRKLRFHIFAEDELHSGFTEALNSWPAVYQAKFNYSMYPITFPHENAKEWKKLFKPCASQRLFLPLLLKDVDSLLYVDTDILFLQPVEEIWSFLSHFNSSQMAGMAPEHEEPRIGWYNRFARHPYYGETGVNSGVMLMNMTRIRAKHFKNDMTSVALLWGELLMPLLQKYKLNITWGDQDLLNIIFHHNPEGLFVFPCQWNYRPDHCIYGSNCAAAEQHGVFVLHGNRGVYHNDKQPAFRAIYEAIQQYPFGADPFGALLLPLEDKLRDASHTYCGRVAHLFTKRLRQSVIDLQQRANGPRRSS; from the exons ATGCGACGCCGTTTtcgtttgcttttgttttgcacTCTTCTGGCATTTTTCTCCGTCTTGTACGTGTTTAGCCAACTCGCCTCCTCTCTGGAAACAGACGGTGGATTCTCCGAGCAGCGCGCTTCGCGAGCGAGCTCGCGAAGTGACTACAGCGGAcacaaagtcaagaaagtgtcTGGCAACGAAGGCCCAGCTGATCAGGGCTGGGATGAAAG GTGTAAGAGTTCAGTGTCTGTATCATACTGGAATCCCAATTGGCGAGACTCCCCTGGGGTCTGTGGAATGAACTGCTTAATGGAATCCACCTGTAG CAGCAAGCATTCGGCTGCCAGGCAGCGGCAGCAGGGCTCGGCCCCCGGAGAGGAGGCTGGCACGGCGGGGGTGTCGGAGCCCATGCACCTGGCCGTGGTGGCCTGTGGTTCGCGTCTGGAGGAGACGCTCATCATGCTGAAGTCTGCACTCCTCTTCAGCCGCAGAAAGTTGCGCTTCCACATCTTCGCAGAAGACGAGCTGCACAGCGGCTTCACAGAGGCA CTCAACTCGTGGCCTGCTGTATACCAGGCCAAGTTCAACTACTCAATGTATCCCATCACCTTTCCACATGAGAACGCCAAGGAATGGAAGAAGCTCTTCAAGCCTTGTGCCTCTCAGCGCCTATTCCTGCCT CTCCTTCTGAAAGACGTGGACTCGCTGCTGTACGTGGACACTGACATCCTGTTCCTGCAGCCGGTGGAGGAGATCTGGAGCTTCCTGTCCCACTTCAACTCCAGCCAGATGGCAGGCATGGCGCCCGAGCACGAGGAGCCTCGCATCGGCTGGTACAACCGCTTCGCCCGCCACCCCTACTACGGAGAGACGGGCGTCAACTCAGGAGTCATGCTCATGAACATGACGCGCATCAGGGCCAAACACTTCAAG aaTGACATGACGTCAGTGGCTCTGCTGTGGGGGGAGCTTCTGATGCCGCTCTTGCAGAAGTATAAGCTGAACATCACCTGGGGGGACCAGGACCTCCTCAACATCATATTCCACCACAACCCAG AGGGTCTGTTTGTCTTCCCGTGCCAGTGGAATTACCGTCCCGACCACTGCATCTACGGCAGCAACTGTGCCGCTGCCGAGCAACACGGGGTCTTCGTGCTCCATGGCAACCGAGGAGTGTACCATAACGACAAGCAGCCGGCGTTCCGCGCCATCTACGAAGCCATACAGCAG TATCCGTTTGGAGCCGACCCATTCGGAGCCCTGCTGCTGCCCCTGGAGGATAAGCTGCGTGATGCGTCCCACACCTACTGTGGCCGTGTGGCCCACCTCTTCACCAAGAGGCTTCGGCAGAGTGTCATCGACCTCCAGCAGCGAGCCAACGGCCCTCGGAGGAGCTCCTAA
- the LOC134447828 gene encoding glucoside xylosyltransferase 1-like isoform X3: MRRRFRLLLFCTLLAFFSVLYVFSQLASSLETDGGFSEQRASRASSRSDYSGHKVKKVSGNEGPADQGWDESKHSAARQRQQGSAPGEEAGTAGVSEPMHLAVVACGSRLEETLIMLKSALLFSRRKLRFHIFAEDELHSGFTEALNSWPAVYQAKFNYSMYPITFPHENAKEWKKLFKPCASQRLFLPLLLKDVDSLLYVDTDILFLQPVEEIWSFLSHFNSSQMAGMAPEHEEPRIGWYNRFARHPYYGETGVNSGVMLMNMTRIRAKHFKNDMTSVALLWGELLMPLLQKYKLNITWGDQDLLNIIFHHNPEGLFVFPCQWNYRPDHCIYGSNCAAAEQHGVFVLHGNRGVYHNDKQPAFRAIYEAIQQYPFGADPFGALLLPLEDKLRDASHTYCGRVAHLFTKRLRQSVIDLQQRANGPRRSS; the protein is encoded by the exons ATGCGACGCCGTTTtcgtttgcttttgttttgcacTCTTCTGGCATTTTTCTCCGTCTTGTACGTGTTTAGCCAACTCGCCTCCTCTCTGGAAACAGACGGTGGATTCTCCGAGCAGCGCGCTTCGCGAGCGAGCTCGCGAAGTGACTACAGCGGAcacaaagtcaagaaagtgtcTGGCAACGAAGGCCCAGCTGATCAGGGCTGGGATGAAAG CAAGCATTCGGCTGCCAGGCAGCGGCAGCAGGGCTCGGCCCCCGGAGAGGAGGCTGGCACGGCGGGGGTGTCGGAGCCCATGCACCTGGCCGTGGTGGCCTGTGGTTCGCGTCTGGAGGAGACGCTCATCATGCTGAAGTCTGCACTCCTCTTCAGCCGCAGAAAGTTGCGCTTCCACATCTTCGCAGAAGACGAGCTGCACAGCGGCTTCACAGAGGCA CTCAACTCGTGGCCTGCTGTATACCAGGCCAAGTTCAACTACTCAATGTATCCCATCACCTTTCCACATGAGAACGCCAAGGAATGGAAGAAGCTCTTCAAGCCTTGTGCCTCTCAGCGCCTATTCCTGCCT CTCCTTCTGAAAGACGTGGACTCGCTGCTGTACGTGGACACTGACATCCTGTTCCTGCAGCCGGTGGAGGAGATCTGGAGCTTCCTGTCCCACTTCAACTCCAGCCAGATGGCAGGCATGGCGCCCGAGCACGAGGAGCCTCGCATCGGCTGGTACAACCGCTTCGCCCGCCACCCCTACTACGGAGAGACGGGCGTCAACTCAGGAGTCATGCTCATGAACATGACGCGCATCAGGGCCAAACACTTCAAG aaTGACATGACGTCAGTGGCTCTGCTGTGGGGGGAGCTTCTGATGCCGCTCTTGCAGAAGTATAAGCTGAACATCACCTGGGGGGACCAGGACCTCCTCAACATCATATTCCACCACAACCCAG AGGGTCTGTTTGTCTTCCCGTGCCAGTGGAATTACCGTCCCGACCACTGCATCTACGGCAGCAACTGTGCCGCTGCCGAGCAACACGGGGTCTTCGTGCTCCATGGCAACCGAGGAGTGTACCATAACGACAAGCAGCCGGCGTTCCGCGCCATCTACGAAGCCATACAGCAG TATCCGTTTGGAGCCGACCCATTCGGAGCCCTGCTGCTGCCCCTGGAGGATAAGCTGCGTGATGCGTCCCACACCTACTGTGGCCGTGTGGCCCACCTCTTCACCAAGAGGCTTCGGCAGAGTGTCATCGACCTCCAGCAGCGAGCCAACGGCCCTCGGAGGAGCTCCTAA
- the LOC134447828 gene encoding glucoside xylosyltransferase 1-like isoform X2 — MRRRFRLLLFCTLLAFFSVLYVFSQLASSLETDGGFSEQRASRASSRSDYSGHKVKKVSGNEGPADQGWDESSKHSAARQRQQGSAPGEEAGTAGVSEPMHLAVVACGSRLEETLIMLKSALLFSRRKLRFHIFAEDELHSGFTEALNSWPAVYQAKFNYSMYPITFPHENAKEWKKLFKPCASQRLFLPLLLKDVDSLLYVDTDILFLQPVEEIWSFLSHFNSSQMAGMAPEHEEPRIGWYNRFARHPYYGETGVNSGVMLMNMTRIRAKHFKNDMTSVALLWGELLMPLLQKYKLNITWGDQDLLNIIFHHNPEGLFVFPCQWNYRPDHCIYGSNCAAAEQHGVFVLHGNRGVYHNDKQPAFRAIYEAIQQYPFGADPFGALLLPLEDKLRDASHTYCGRVAHLFTKRLRQSVIDLQQRANGPRRSS, encoded by the exons ATGCGACGCCGTTTtcgtttgcttttgttttgcacTCTTCTGGCATTTTTCTCCGTCTTGTACGTGTTTAGCCAACTCGCCTCCTCTCTGGAAACAGACGGTGGATTCTCCGAGCAGCGCGCTTCGCGAGCGAGCTCGCGAAGTGACTACAGCGGAcacaaagtcaagaaagtgtcTGGCAACGAAGGCCCAGCTGATCAGGGCTGGGATGAAAG CAGCAAGCATTCGGCTGCCAGGCAGCGGCAGCAGGGCTCGGCCCCCGGAGAGGAGGCTGGCACGGCGGGGGTGTCGGAGCCCATGCACCTGGCCGTGGTGGCCTGTGGTTCGCGTCTGGAGGAGACGCTCATCATGCTGAAGTCTGCACTCCTCTTCAGCCGCAGAAAGTTGCGCTTCCACATCTTCGCAGAAGACGAGCTGCACAGCGGCTTCACAGAGGCA CTCAACTCGTGGCCTGCTGTATACCAGGCCAAGTTCAACTACTCAATGTATCCCATCACCTTTCCACATGAGAACGCCAAGGAATGGAAGAAGCTCTTCAAGCCTTGTGCCTCTCAGCGCCTATTCCTGCCT CTCCTTCTGAAAGACGTGGACTCGCTGCTGTACGTGGACACTGACATCCTGTTCCTGCAGCCGGTGGAGGAGATCTGGAGCTTCCTGTCCCACTTCAACTCCAGCCAGATGGCAGGCATGGCGCCCGAGCACGAGGAGCCTCGCATCGGCTGGTACAACCGCTTCGCCCGCCACCCCTACTACGGAGAGACGGGCGTCAACTCAGGAGTCATGCTCATGAACATGACGCGCATCAGGGCCAAACACTTCAAG aaTGACATGACGTCAGTGGCTCTGCTGTGGGGGGAGCTTCTGATGCCGCTCTTGCAGAAGTATAAGCTGAACATCACCTGGGGGGACCAGGACCTCCTCAACATCATATTCCACCACAACCCAG AGGGTCTGTTTGTCTTCCCGTGCCAGTGGAATTACCGTCCCGACCACTGCATCTACGGCAGCAACTGTGCCGCTGCCGAGCAACACGGGGTCTTCGTGCTCCATGGCAACCGAGGAGTGTACCATAACGACAAGCAGCCGGCGTTCCGCGCCATCTACGAAGCCATACAGCAG TATCCGTTTGGAGCCGACCCATTCGGAGCCCTGCTGCTGCCCCTGGAGGATAAGCTGCGTGATGCGTCCCACACCTACTGTGGCCGTGTGGCCCACCTCTTCACCAAGAGGCTTCGGCAGAGTGTCATCGACCTCCAGCAGCGAGCCAACGGCCCTCGGAGGAGCTCCTAA